One Pyrus communis chromosome 13, drPyrComm1.1, whole genome shotgun sequence genomic window carries:
- the LOC137713087 gene encoding uncharacterized protein isoform X1, protein MDRSLGGSPNVYICLYQEYQIFDCLFQLDSVAYRKESDGFGLPEAEPRQFLVMESADDRTRLSTAATTPCEVDNAAKGLGSRSGGLGFSDQLNELRTDPITAPGEANISTVRERLSNSQVSDCNEAFELGANATRAEDFAACAATDAAQNVQPTDRLEGSHSQPADDANDSATQSPPMQMMERPGDPASSPYRIPDYVFARNKSTAPLEWSTESNESLFSIQMGNTSFTRDQFNWLCKSGELGLPGEVNYLPGGPCNIDFTSNQPPAKQTAQSAENASNKLSTVVEEPSLMRVTEEKAAETMREVLRENAVNHEKEKSTTAREGGKYHSARLSHASDGSTRSFAFPILLGDINVSLRGEGTKHKHQSGSTRTSQRESQPQTPKETPNASSPASKPTPIVPKCGWGLSCFSCCPSCCT, encoded by the exons ATGGATCGGAGCCTCGGAGGAAGCCCGAACGTCTACATTTGTTTGTACCAAGAATATCAAATCTTCGATTGTTTGTTTCAGCTGGATTCAGTTGCATATCGAAAG GAATCTGATGGTTTTGGACTGCCGGAGGCAGAACCAAGACAATTTTTAGTTATGGAATCTGCAGATGATAGAACAAGGTTAAGCACTGCAGCTACAACTCCATGTGAAGTTGATAATGCGGCCAAAGGATTAGGCAGCAGATCAGGCGGATTAGGCTTCTCTGATCAGTTGAATGAGTTGAGGACAGATCCAATTACCGCTCCAGGAGAAGCTAATATTTCTACTGTAAGAGAAAGATTAAGTAACTCTCAGGTATCTGATTGTAATGAAGCCTTTGAATTGGGTGCAAATGCAACCCGTGCCGAGGATTTTGCCGCCTGCGCGGCCACAGATGCTGCGCAGAATGTGCAGCCTACTGATAGACTAGAAGGATCACATTCTCAACCAGCAGATGATGCAAACGATTCAGCAACACAATCTCCGCCTATGCAGATGATGGAGCGGCCAGGCGACCCTGCCTCCTCACCGTATAGGATTCCGGATTATGTGTTTGCTAGGAACAAATCAACAGCCCCATTGGAATGGAGCACTGAATCCAATGAGTCCTTGTTCAGCATTCAGATGGGAAATACGAGTTTTACCAGAGACCAGTTTAACTGGTTGTGTAAATCTGGTGAATTGGGTTTACCTGGTGAGGTAAATTACTTGCCTGGTGGTCCATGCAACATTGACTTCACAAGCAACCAGCCTCCGGCTAAGCAAACTGCACAATCAGCGGAGAATGCTTCCAATAAGTTAAGCACGGTGGTGGAGGAGCCGAGTCTGATGAGGGTAACTGAAGAGAAAGCTGCGGAAACCATGAGAGAAGTTCTAAGGGAAAATGCAGTGAATCATGAGAAAGAGAAGTCAACCACCGCCCGTGAGGGCGGCAAGTATCACTCGGCTCGCCTCTCTCATGCTTCGGATGGAAGTACAAGATCTTTTGCATTCCCAAT ATTGTTAGGGGACATAAATGTTTCGCTACGGGGAGAAGGAACGAAACACAAGCACCAATCGGGGTCAACGCGAACGTCGCAGCGAGAATCGCAGCCGCAAACACCAAAAGAAACACCGAATGCGTCGTCTCCGGCCTCAAAACCAACCCCAATTGTACCCAAGTGCGGCTGGGGGCTGTCTTGCTTCTCTTGTTGCCCATCATGCTGTACTTAG
- the LOC137713087 gene encoding uncharacterized protein isoform X2: protein MESADDRTRLSTAATTPCEVDNAAKGLGSRSGGLGFSDQLNELRTDPITAPGEANISTVRERLSNSQVSDCNEAFELGANATRAEDFAACAATDAAQNVQPTDRLEGSHSQPADDANDSATQSPPMQMMERPGDPASSPYRIPDYVFARNKSTAPLEWSTESNESLFSIQMGNTSFTRDQFNWLCKSGELGLPGEVNYLPGGPCNIDFTSNQPPAKQTAQSAENASNKLSTVVEEPSLMRVTEEKAAETMREVLRENAVNHEKEKSTTAREGGKYHSARLSHASDGSTRSFAFPILLGDINVSLRGEGTKHKHQSGSTRTSQRESQPQTPKETPNASSPASKPTPIVPKCGWGLSCFSCCPSCCT, encoded by the exons ATGGAATCTGCAGATGATAGAACAAGGTTAAGCACTGCAGCTACAACTCCATGTGAAGTTGATAATGCGGCCAAAGGATTAGGCAGCAGATCAGGCGGATTAGGCTTCTCTGATCAGTTGAATGAGTTGAGGACAGATCCAATTACCGCTCCAGGAGAAGCTAATATTTCTACTGTAAGAGAAAGATTAAGTAACTCTCAGGTATCTGATTGTAATGAAGCCTTTGAATTGGGTGCAAATGCAACCCGTGCCGAGGATTTTGCCGCCTGCGCGGCCACAGATGCTGCGCAGAATGTGCAGCCTACTGATAGACTAGAAGGATCACATTCTCAACCAGCAGATGATGCAAACGATTCAGCAACACAATCTCCGCCTATGCAGATGATGGAGCGGCCAGGCGACCCTGCCTCCTCACCGTATAGGATTCCGGATTATGTGTTTGCTAGGAACAAATCAACAGCCCCATTGGAATGGAGCACTGAATCCAATGAGTCCTTGTTCAGCATTCAGATGGGAAATACGAGTTTTACCAGAGACCAGTTTAACTGGTTGTGTAAATCTGGTGAATTGGGTTTACCTGGTGAGGTAAATTACTTGCCTGGTGGTCCATGCAACATTGACTTCACAAGCAACCAGCCTCCGGCTAAGCAAACTGCACAATCAGCGGAGAATGCTTCCAATAAGTTAAGCACGGTGGTGGAGGAGCCGAGTCTGATGAGGGTAACTGAAGAGAAAGCTGCGGAAACCATGAGAGAAGTTCTAAGGGAAAATGCAGTGAATCATGAGAAAGAGAAGTCAACCACCGCCCGTGAGGGCGGCAAGTATCACTCGGCTCGCCTCTCTCATGCTTCGGATGGAAGTACAAGATCTTTTGCATTCCCAAT ATTGTTAGGGGACATAAATGTTTCGCTACGGGGAGAAGGAACGAAACACAAGCACCAATCGGGGTCAACGCGAACGTCGCAGCGAGAATCGCAGCCGCAAACACCAAAAGAAACACCGAATGCGTCGTCTCCGGCCTCAAAACCAACCCCAATTGTACCCAAGTGCGGCTGGGGGCTGTCTTGCTTCTCTTGTTGCCCATCATGCTGTACTTAG
- the LOC137713866 gene encoding replication protein A 70 kDa DNA-binding subunit B-like, whose translation MAKLMPTPDAISTILANKSPDESVELPEIVVQVSDLIPRGKSFMFTATDGNAKLKGMLSSRLGPQVTSGEIQNLGLIRVLGYSVNFNPNLSENYLLVTKCDVVSAALEAEVKNEVKKEDVGIILKPKQEMASKSVAQIVHEQAGNMAPSARMAMTRRVHPLVSLNPYQGIWTIKVRVTSKGTMRTYKNARGEGYVFNVELTDEDGTQIQATMFNEAAKKFFEKFELGKVYYISKGSLRVANKQFKTVQNDYEMTLNEYSEVEEASNEAAFVPETKFNFVPVDMLGPHVNGKELVDVIGVVQNVSPTMSIRRKINNESIPKRDITIADDTKKTVVVALWGELATSVGQQLLDIADQSPIVAIKSLKVGDFQGVSLSTLSRSTILVNPESPEAKKLRSWYDSEGRGASLASVGSGMSPLAKSGGRSMYSDRVTLSHISEDPSLGEDKPVFFSVKAFISSIRPDQAMWYRACKTCNKKVTEAIGSGYWCEGCQKNDEECSLRYISVARVTDVSGETYLSLFNDEAESVIGCSADELDRLKSQDGDDNKFQQKLKEATWVPHLFRVSVTLNEYNNEKRKRITARAVAPVDFAAESRFLLEEISKMKAS comes from the exons atggCGAAGTTAATGCCGACCCCAGATGCGATTTCAACCATCTTGGCGAACAAGTCGCCGGACGAGTCGGTTGAGCTGCCGGAGATAGTGGTCCAGGTCTCCGATCTTATCCCTAGGGGAAAATCTTTCAT GTTTACTGCTACTGATGGAAATGCGAAGCTAAAGGGGATGCTTTCCTCGAGGCTGGGTCCCCAGGTCACATCTGGGGAGATTCAGAATCTGGGTCTCATTCGCGTTCTCGGTTATTCTGTTAATTTCAATCCAAACTTGTCTGAAAA TTATCTGCTTGTAACAAAATGTGATGTAGTTTCGGCTGCACTTGAGGCGGAGGTGAAAAATGAGGTGAAAAAAGAAGATGTTGGGATTATCTTGAAGCCCAAGCAAGAAATGGCATCGAAATCTGTTGCCCAAATTGTGCATGAGCAGGCTGGGAA TATGGCTCCGTCTGCGAGAATGGCTATGACACGAAGGGTTCACCCGCTTGTTTCCTTGAACCCTTACCAAGGAATTTGGACCATAAAGGTTCGTGTTACAAGCAAGGGTACGATGCGTACATACAAGAACGCTAGAGGTGAAGGTTACGTCTTCAATGTGGAGTTAACAGATGAAGAT gGAACACAAATTCAAGCAACAATGTTTAATGAAGCTGCAAAGAAGTTCTTTGAAAAGTTTGAGTTAGGAAAGGTTTATTACATTTCAAAGGGGTCTCTGAGGGTTGCTAACAAGCAGTTTAAGACAGTGCAAAATGATTATGAAATGACATTAAATGAGTATTCTGAGGTGGAAGAAGCTAGCAATGAAGCGGCTTTTGTTCCCGAAACAAAATTCAATTTTGTTCCAGTTGACATGTTGGGTCCCCATGTTAATGGAAAGGAGCTTGTGG ATGTTATTGGAGTTGTTCAAAATGTGTCTCCTACAATGAGCATTAGAAGGAAGATCAACAATGAGAGTATTCCAAAGCGTGATATCACCATTGCTGATGATAC GAAGAAGACAGTTGTGGTTGCTTTGTGGGGTGAGCTTGCAACTAGTGTAGGCCAGCAATTGCTTGACATTGCTGATCAATCTCCCATAGTCGCTATCAAGTCCCTCAAAGTTGGAGACTTCCAAG GTGTATCATTGTCAACACTGAGCAGGAGCACAATATTGGTAAATCCAGAGTCACCTGAAGCAAAGAAGTTGCGGTCCTG GTATGATTCTGAAGGTAGAGGTGCTTCATTGGCCTCTGTTGGCTCTGGTATGAGCCCATTAGCCAAGAGTGGAGGAAGGTCCATGTACTCTGACAGAGTCACCCTGTCTCATATATCCGAGGACCCGTCCTTGGGTGAGGATAAG CCTGTTTTTTTCAGTGTTAAAGCATTCATAAGTTCGATCAGGCCTGATCAGGCAATGTGGTACCGTGCTTGCAAAACTTGCAACAAGAAGGTGACTGAAGCTATTGGTTCTGGATACTGGTGTGAAGGGTGCCagaaaaatgatgaagaatgcagTTTAAG GTATATATCAGTTGCAAGAGTTACTGATGTAAGTGGGGAAACATATCTTTCGCTGTTCAATGACGAAGCTGAGAGTGTCATCGGGTGCTCTGCAGATGAACTGGACAGATTGAAATCACAG GACGGAGACGACAATAAATTCCAACAAAAACTGAAAGAAGCAACTTGGGTTCCTCATCTTTTTAGGGTCAGTGTTACCCTGAATGAGTACAATAACGAGAAGCGGAAGAGGATAACTGCCAGGGCTGTTGCTCCGGTTGATTTTGCTGCTGAATCGAGGTTTTTGCTTGAAGAGATATCGAAGATGAAGGCCTCATAA
- the LOC137712960 gene encoding glycerophosphodiester phosphodiesterase GDPD6-like yields the protein MPSSHCFAPFVFLLLLVGCSGRPFYPLPSKAADATNRQPLQTYRPYNVAHRGSNGEIPEETAAAYMRAIEEGADFIETDILSSKDGVLICFHDVTLDDTTDVAEHKEFADRKRTYEVQGVNTTGFFTVDFTLKELKSLRVKQRYPFRDQQYNGKYPIITFEEFISIALDAPRVVGIYPEIKNPVLINQHVKWADGKRFEDRFVETLNKYGYKGSYLSKNWLKQPAFIQSFAPTSLVYISNLTDLPKIFLIDDVTVPTQDTNQSYWEITSDPYLDYIKDYVVGIGPWKDTIVPVVNNYLQTPTDLVARAHARDLQVHPYTYRNENSFLHLDFHQDPYAEYNYWINEIGVDGLFTDFTGSLHNFQEWTSFNESDDKNASSLLHKIASMVSPYKKA from the exons ATGCCTTCCTCCCACT GCTTTGCTCCTTTTGTGTTCCTACTGCTCCTTGTTGGGTGTTCTGGAAGGCCATTCTATCCACTTCCTAGTAAAGCAGCTGATGCTACCAATAGACAGCCTCTACAAACTTATCGTCCATACAACGTTGCTCATCGAGGTTCAAATGGAGAGATTCCCGAAGAAACTGCTGCTGCATACATG AGAGCTATTGAAGAGGGTGCAGACTTCATTGAAACGGATATCCTATCTTCTAAAGATGGTGTTCTTATATGCTTTCATGATGTGACCCTTGATGACACAACTGATGTTGCTGAACACAAGGAATTCGCAGATCGTAAAAGAACCTATGAAGTTCAAGGGGTCAACACTACTGGTTTTTTTACTG TtgattttacactaaaagaacTGAAGTCATTACGAGTGAAGCAGAGATACCCATTTCGGGATCAACAATATAATG GAAAATATCCTATTATTACTTTTGAAGAGTTCATTTCAATCGCACTGGATGCACCCAGAGTTGTTGGAATATATCCAGAGATTAAAAACCCAGTATTGATCAACCAACAT GTGAAGTGGGCAGATGGTAAGAGGTTCGAGGACAGATTTGTGGAGACACTTAATAAGTACGGATACAAGGGTTCATACCTATCAAAAAATTGGTTGAAACAACCTGCATTTATCCAGTCATTTGCTCCAACTTCACTTGTATACATATCAAATCTGACAGACTTGCCCAAGATCTTCTTAATTGACGATGTTACTGTTCCAACCCAAGACACTAATCAG TCCTATTGGGAAATTACTTCGGATCCTTACCTTGACTACATTAAAGATTATGTGGTGGGCATTGGACCGTGGAAGGATACGATAGTTCCTGTAGTAAACAATTATTTGCAAACACCTACCGATTTGGTCGCCAGAGCCCATGCACGTGACCTACAG GTGCACCCCTACACATACAGAAACGAGAACTCATTCCTGCACTTGGACTTTCATCAAGATCCATATGCGGAGTACAATTACTGGATTAACGAGATCGGAGTCGATGGACTTTTTACAGACTTCACAGGAAGCCTGCATAACTTTCAAGAGTGGACCTCCTTCAATGAAAGTGATGACAAGAATGCATCAAGTTTACTGCACAAAATAGCATCAATGGTCTCTCCCTATAAGAAGGCGTGA
- the LOC137712646 gene encoding ninja-family protein 6-like — MATANRDNVSQPNNAAMQKTTGDSQVPDLNLEFSFGGIYPENSNQNPLALSSSVATIMRPQEPQAAPHRAVSPVRSVQLPRASSLPTEKGLRRVIRPKNVRALRRLETKQKIAQRQMSQQPAALPEVARAPAAPVAPAAPEAPAAPEATECASNCPGALETILYHYKAEGYLTVSRAANGAQSVETLPSQRNVTVPLMATSATAATTKEDGPSQSTPESPSKGVKLDSGDDMVSLRTTGVGGRQIKGILYARDGEVNILCVCHGLFHSPAQFVKHAGGEEVENPLRHIIVCPSSD; from the exons ATGGCCACCGCAAACAGAGACAACGTTTCTCAACCTAATAACGCCGCCATGCAAAAAACCACCGGCGATTCCCAGGTCCCAGACCTCAACCTGGAATTCTCTTTCGGAGGGATTTACCCTGagaattccaaccaaaaccctCTGGCTCTGTCCTCATCGGTGGCCACAATCATGAGGCCTCAGGAACCCCAAGCGGCGCCGCATAGGGCGGTTTCTCCAGTTCGTTCCGTACAGCTGCCGAGGGCAAGCTCGCTTCCCACAGAAAAAGGTCTAAGGCGGGTGATCAGGCCCAAGAACGTTCGAGCCTTGAGAAGGCTGGAAACCAAACAGAAGATAGCTCAGCGGCAGATGAGCCAGCAACCGGCTGCTTTGCCGGAGGTGGCCAGGGCTCCAGCAGCTCCAGTAGCTCCAGCAGCTCCTGAAGCTCCAGCAGCTCCTGAAGCTACTGAA TGTGCTTCCAACTGTCCCGGGGCCTTGGAGACGATACTCTATCATTACAAGGCGGAGGGGTACTTGACTGTGTCTCGTGCTGCAAACG GAGCACAAAGTGTTGAGACGTTACCTTCGCAAAGGAATGTCACAGTACCATTAATGGCCACCTCTGCAACAGCGGCTACAACAAAAGAGGATGGCCCTTCACAAAGCACACCGGAAAGCCCCTCAAAGGGGGTCAAACTTGATTCTGGGGACGATATGGTTTCATTGAGAACCACCGGAGTGGGAGGAAGACAAATCAAGGGGATCCTTTACGCTAGGGATGGTGAGGTTAACATCCTGTGTGTTTGCCACGGACTTTTCCACTCGCCGGCACAATTTGTGAAGCACGCCGGTGGAGAGGAAGTAGAAAATCCCTTGCGGCACATAATTGTCTGCCCTTCCTCAGATTAG
- the LOC137713881 gene encoding mitochondrial import receptor subunit TOM5 homolog codes for MADFNVSLEKAKFFLQSQYHDEEKWALNMKLLRAAGLFAGSILLMRSYGDLMAI; via the exons ATGGCGGACTTCAACGTCTCCCTCGAAAAGGCGAAATTTTTCTTGCAGTCGCAGTATCACGACGAGGAGAAGTGGGCTCTTAACATG AAATTGCTGCGTGCTGCAGGGCTGTTTGCAGGATCGATTCTTCTAATGAGGAGTTATGGTGATCTGATGGCTATATGA
- the LOC137713074 gene encoding uncharacterized protein yields the protein MEARAFYSGSAGGVPFAFRAPAAAKGGNFASSSPLLIQSMATTKPIPSATNTVSSKKNSSVKLLTRVEQLKLLTKAEKAGLLSAAEKSGLSLSVIEKLGLLSKAEEFGILSAATDPGTPGALLSLSLGLLVLGPFVVYLVPEDSPLEIGLQAVVALAAIAGGSAAFAASNLVSSLQKSN from the exons ATGGAGGCCAGAGCATTTTACAGCGGCAGCGCCGGCGGTGTGCCTTTCGCTTTCAGAGCACCAGCAGCAGCAAAAGGAGGCAACTTTGCTTCCTCCTCCCCTCTCCTCATCCAATCCATGGCTACCACGAAACCCATTCCTTCAGCTACCAACACAGTCAGCTCCAAGAAG AATTCATCTGTGAAGCTGCTAACAAGGGTGGAGCAACTGAAGCTGCTGACCAAAGCAGAGAAAGCCGGCCTGCTGTCCGCGGCAGAGAAGTCCGGGCTCTCATTGTCCGTGATAGAGAAGCTAGGGTTGCTCTCCAAGGCGGAGGAATTCGGAATCCTATCTGCAGCCACCGACCCGGGAACTCCCGGGGCATTGTTGAGTTTAAGCTTAGGACTGCTGGTTTTGGGTCCATTTGTTGTATATCTTGTGCCTGAGGATTCTCCTTTGGAGATAGGGCTACAAGCTGTTGTTGCTTTGGCTGCAATAGCGGGTGGTTCCGCTGCTTTTGCTGCATCAAATCTTGTATCCAGTTTGCAGAAATCTAATTGA